One stretch of Variovorax sp. TBS-050B DNA includes these proteins:
- a CDS encoding carbon starvation CstA family protein yields MHSIRRHLVWLVVAVVGAFALATVALTRGESVNALWVVTAAICTYLIAYRYYSLFIADKVLGLDANRKTPAHRHNDGLDYVPTDKNVLFGHHFAAIAGAGPLVGPVLAAQMGYLPGLLWVLAGVVFAGAVQDFIVLFISTRRDGRSLGDLVKQEMGAVPGMIALFGTFMIMIIILAVLALIVVKALAESPWGTFTVAATVPVALFMGVYLRYIRPGRIGEVSLIGFVLLMLAIFGGQAVSQNPEWAPLFTFDGKALTWMLVGYGFVAASLPVWLLLAPRDYLSTFLKIGTIIALALGIVFVMPTLQMPALTQFAAGNGPVWSGSMFPFLFITIACGAVSGFHALISSGTTPKMLDNERHARFIGYGGMLAESFVAVMALVAASCIEPGIYFAMNSPAALVGSTAQQAAQTISGWGFVVTPEMLMQTAKDVGETTILGRAGGAPTLAVGMAHILHQVIGGPAMMAFWYHFAILFEALFILTAVDAGTRAGRFMLQDLLGSFVPALKRTDSLPANLFATALCVAAWGYFLYQGVVDPLGGINTLWPLFGISNQMLAAVALLLGVVVLFRMKRERYAWVAIAPAAWLLACTLTAGWQKIFSSDPKIGFLSHAAKYTEGLANGVLVAPAKTPEAMSRIVFNDRLDAALCALFMFVVLSVLVYSIKACLAARAANRPTAHETPFEPVAASAAR; encoded by the coding sequence ATGCACAGCATCCGCCGCCACCTGGTGTGGCTCGTGGTGGCCGTGGTCGGCGCGTTCGCGCTGGCCACCGTCGCCCTCACGCGCGGCGAAAGCGTCAACGCCCTCTGGGTGGTGACCGCCGCGATCTGCACCTACCTGATCGCCTACCGCTACTACAGCCTCTTCATCGCCGACAAGGTGCTGGGCCTGGACGCGAATCGCAAGACGCCGGCGCACCGCCACAACGACGGGCTCGACTACGTGCCCACCGACAAGAACGTGCTGTTCGGCCACCACTTCGCGGCCATCGCGGGCGCCGGTCCGCTCGTGGGCCCGGTGCTCGCGGCGCAGATGGGCTACCTGCCGGGGCTCCTGTGGGTGCTCGCGGGCGTGGTGTTCGCCGGCGCGGTGCAGGACTTCATCGTGCTGTTCATCTCCACGCGGCGCGACGGCCGCTCGCTCGGCGACCTGGTCAAGCAGGAGATGGGTGCGGTGCCCGGCATGATCGCGCTGTTCGGCACCTTCATGATCATGATCATCATCCTCGCGGTGCTGGCGCTGATCGTGGTCAAGGCGCTGGCCGAATCGCCGTGGGGCACCTTCACCGTCGCCGCCACGGTGCCGGTGGCGCTCTTCATGGGCGTGTACCTGCGCTACATCCGGCCCGGGCGCATCGGCGAGGTCTCGCTGATCGGCTTCGTGCTGCTGATGCTCGCGATCTTCGGCGGCCAGGCCGTGAGCCAGAACCCCGAGTGGGCGCCGCTCTTCACCTTCGACGGCAAGGCGCTGACCTGGATGCTCGTCGGCTACGGCTTCGTCGCCGCGAGCCTGCCGGTGTGGCTGCTGCTCGCGCCGCGCGACTACCTCTCGACCTTCCTGAAGATCGGCACCATCATCGCGCTCGCACTCGGCATCGTGTTCGTCATGCCGACGCTGCAGATGCCCGCGCTCACGCAGTTCGCCGCCGGCAACGGGCCGGTCTGGTCGGGCAGCATGTTCCCGTTCCTCTTCATCACCATCGCCTGCGGCGCGGTGTCGGGCTTCCATGCGCTGATCTCCTCGGGCACCACGCCCAAGATGCTCGACAACGAACGCCATGCGCGCTTCATCGGCTACGGCGGCATGCTGGCGGAATCCTTCGTCGCGGTGATGGCGCTGGTCGCGGCCTCGTGCATCGAGCCGGGCATCTACTTCGCGATGAACAGCCCGGCCGCGCTCGTGGGCAGCACCGCGCAGCAGGCGGCGCAGACCATCTCGGGCTGGGGCTTCGTGGTCACGCCCGAGATGCTGATGCAGACCGCGAAGGACGTGGGCGAGACCACCATCCTCGGCCGCGCGGGCGGCGCGCCCACGCTGGCCGTGGGCATGGCGCACATCCTGCACCAGGTGATCGGCGGCCCCGCGATGATGGCCTTCTGGTACCACTTCGCGATCCTGTTCGAGGCGCTCTTCATCCTCACGGCCGTGGATGCCGGCACGCGCGCGGGCCGCTTCATGCTGCAGGACCTGCTCGGCAGCTTCGTGCCCGCGCTCAAGCGCACCGACTCGCTGCCCGCCAACCTGTTCGCGACCGCGCTGTGCGTGGCGGCCTGGGGCTACTTCCTCTACCAGGGCGTGGTCGATCCGCTCGGCGGCATCAACACGCTGTGGCCGCTGTTCGGCATCTCCAATCAGATGCTGGCCGCGGTGGCGCTGTTGCTCGGCGTGGTGGTGCTGTTCCGCATGAAGCGCGAGCGCTATGCCTGGGTCGCGATCGCGCCGGCCGCGTGGCTGCTGGCCTGCACGCTCACCGCCGGCTGGCAGAAGATCTTCTCGAGCGATCCGAAGATCGGCTTCCTCTCGCATGCGGCCAAGTACACCGAGGGCCTGGCCAACGGCGTGCTCGTGGCGCCCGCGAAGACGCCGGAGGCGATGTCGCGCATCGTCTTCAACGACCGGCTCGATGCC